The Drosophila teissieri strain GT53w chromosome X, Prin_Dtei_1.1, whole genome shotgun sequence genome has a segment encoding these proteins:
- the LOC122624518 gene encoding alpha-tubulin N-acetyltransferase 2: protein MVDFAFDIKHLFPQPIIRVQPHSLRPKVTQLPNQRHSFAGNPQWRHSTMPSCQLSQILDVMGKLSADAQGLRQPVTTADKLAADQVVYLMADEAAGHWAITGLLKVGTKDLFLFDPEGCCRRANQTPAILDFYVHESRQRCGQGKLLFEWMLEQQGWSARKCSVDRPSKKLLAFMGKHYGLVRTIPQGNNFVLYEGFFDDPLTKCTSVRELHATSRMRSQSQAQDHTQLTVRNGAHSGHFRRAIASQESDMETSLYGRRWNEPRTLASTNCIQGSRRRRSEHN from the coding sequence ATGGTGGACTTCGCCTTCGACATCAAGCACCTCTTTCCGCAGCCGATCATCCGGGTGCAGCCGCACTCGCTGCGTCCCAAGGTCACTCAGCTGCCAAACCAACGCCACTCGTTCGCCGGGAACCCGCAATGGCGACACTCGACGATGCCCAGCTGCCAGCTAAGCCAGATCCTGGACGTCATGGGCAAGCTGTCGGCGGATGCGCAGGGACTCCGCCAGCCGGTGACCACAGCCGACAAGCTGGCCGCCGACCAGGTGGTCTACCTGATGGCAGACGAGGCGGCGGGACACTGGGCCATCACCGGGCTGCTTAAGGTCGGCACCAAGGACCTCTTCCTCTTCGACCCGGAGGGCTGCTGCCGGCGGGCCAATCAAACGCCAGCCATTCTCGACTTCTACGTGCACGAGAGCCGCCAGCGCTGCGGCCAGGGCAAGCTGCTCTTCGAGTGGATGCTGGAGCAGCAGGGCTGGTCAGCACGCAAGTGCTCCGTGGACCGGCCCTCCAAGAAGCTGCTGGCCTTCATGGGCAAGCACTACGGCCTGGTTCGCACCATTCCGCAGGGCAACAACTTTGTGCTCTACGAGGGCTTCTTCGACGATCCCCTCACCAAGTGCACTTCCGTCCGCGAGCTCCACGCCACCAGCAGGATGCGCAGCCAAAGTCAGGCCCAGGACCACACGCAGTTAACCGTCCGGAACGGAGCCCATTCCGGCCACTTCAGACGGGCCATTGCCAGCCAGGAGTCCGACATGGAAACTTCGCTGTACGGACGCCGCTGGAACGAACCACGCACACTCGCCAGCACGAATTGCATCCAGGGCTCCAGGCGCAGGAGATCCGAACACAACTAG
- the LOC122624278 gene encoding dopamine D2-like receptor → MSRVQQVLCAGRLSPFDWRRGISSSGTGGTMAAQPLSSTAATTAAATGATAATAATAATAATAATTSATLSTAAASTSTTAAPAAGATWMHHHLAVEADGTHPANGSDAQAGVEGPTMPPGYLPLYEDVETAAEDAGYALIDDISEWLLGSVGGEAAVGGSENSTTLAVSNVGGANGTLAWLEALNSTLPAQSNSSAEDGERERGRYSLRSFVEQQLAGGGAAGAGDSGDAGIALIDSGEEAALDNVADAETDYGMLGGFGDAELLQRTATAARETLGNRTAPSTTSYDGGGSGDVGVAGVAGGLAGTAGGGAGGAGGSGGSTFMLLLENFNDYFPNYNGSTVSGTSTMAPGVAIAGSRGSGLLLEQNLTGLYLDGYRLNCTNETLNMTDSCGELRVVDHNYWALILILFPILTLFGNILVILSVCRERSLQTVTNYFIVSLAIADLLVAVVVMPFAVYFLVNGAWALPDVVCDFYIAMDVICSTSSIFNLVAISIDRYIAVTQPIKYAKHKNSRRVCLTILLVWAISAAIGSPIVLGLNNTPNREPDVCAFYNADFILYSSLSSFYIPCIIMVFLYWNIFKALRSRARKQRAARKPHLSELTGGSVIENIAQTRRLAETALDSSRHASRILPDEAATNTASGSNEEEDENAISPDIDDCHVIVNDKSTEFMLATVVEETGNSVVAQISTQPQLVVADPNGNHDSGYAASNVDDVLAGVAPASASAATSGAPRSSGSPPDSPLPSGATLQRSSVSSQRRPTGDDSPKRGEPALSVAMKPLSFVRYGVQEAMTLARNDSTLSTTSKTSSRKDKKNSQASRFTIYKVHKASKKKREKSSAKKERKATKTLAIVLGVFLFCWLPFFSCNIMDAMCAKFKKDCRPGLTAYMMTTWLGYINSFVNPVIYTIFNPEFRKAFKKIMHMG, encoded by the exons ATGTCAAGGGTACAACAGGTTCTCTGTGCTGGG AGGTTGAGCCCATTCGATTGGCGGCGgggcatcagcagcagcggaaCCGGCGGCACCATGGCAGCCCAGCCATTGAGCAGCACGGCGGCAACAACTGCGGCGGCAAcgggagcaactgcagcaactgcagcaactgcagcaacggcagcaaccgcagcaacCACATCGGCGACCTTGAGCACAGCCGCTGCTTCCACCTCGACCACGGCCGCCCCAGCCGCGGGAGCCACGTGGATGCACCACCACCTGGCGGTGGAAGCGGACGGCACTCATCCGGCGAACGGCAGCGATGCGCAGGCGGGCGTTGAGGGCCCCACAATGCCGCCCGGCTACTTGCCGCTCTACGAGGATGTGGAAACGGCGGCGGAGGACGCCGGCTACGCGCTGATCGACGACATCAGCGAGTGGCTGCTGGGTTCGGTGGGCGGCGAGGCGGCAGTGGGCGGGTCCGAGAACAGCACGACCTTGGCGGTGAGCAACGTTGGCGGCGCCAACGGAACCCTGGCCTGGCTGGAGGCGCTGAACAGCACGCTGCCCGCCCAGAGCAACTCCAGTGCGGAGGACggggagcgggagcgggggCGGTACTCGCTGCGCAGCTTTGTGGAGCAACAGCTGGCGGGCGGAGGGGCAGCGGGAGCGGGCGACAGCGGCGATGCTGGCATCGCGCTGATCGACAGCGGGGAGGAGGCTGCGCTGGACAACGTGGCGGATGCGGAAACGGACTACGGCATGCTGGGCGGCTTCGGGGATGCGGAACTGCTCCAGCGGACGGCAACGGCGGCGCGCGAGACGCTCGGCAATCGAACGGCGCCCTCGACGACCAGCTACGATGGAGGCGGCTCTGGGgacgtgggcgtggctggcgtGGCTGGCGGACTGGCCGGAACGGCGGGCGGGGGCGCAGGCGGCGCCGGAGGATCAGGAGGCAGCACCTTCATGCTGCTGCTCGAAAACTTTAACGATTATTTTCCCAACTACAATGGGAGCACGGTTTCGGGAACAAGCACCATGGCGCCGGGCGTGGCCATCGCGGGGAGCAGGGGCAGCGGACTGCTGCTCGAGCAGAACCTGACGGGACTGTACCTCGACGGCTACCGGCTGAACTGCACCAACGAGACGCTCAACATGACCGACTCCTGCGGCGAGCTGAGAGTGG TGGACCACAACTACTGGGCGCTCATCCTGATCCTGTTCCCCATCCTGACCCTCTTCGGCAACATCCTGGTCATCCTGTCCGTGTGCCGCGAGCGCTCCCTGCAGACGGTCACGAATTATTTTATAGTCTCGTTGGCCATCGCCGATCTCCTGGTCGCCGTGGTCGTGATGCCATTTGCTGTCTACTTTCTG GTAAATGGAGCCTGGGCCCTGCCCGACGTCGTTTGTGATTTCTATATAGCCATGGATGTGATATGCTCTACTTCATCGATATTCAACTTAGTTGCCATCTCCATTGACAG ATACATCGCTGTGACGCAGCCAATAAAGTACGCCAAGCACAAAAATAGCCGCCGCGTTTGCCTTACGATACTGCTGGTGTGGGCCATATCGGCTGCCATCGGCTCGCCGATAGTTCTGGGCCTCAACAACACGCCCAACCGCGAGCCCGATGTGTGCGCCTTCTACAACGCCGACTTCATACTCTACTCCTCGCTGAGCAGCTTCTACATACCCTGCATCATCATGGTGTTCCTCTACTGGAACATTTTCAAG GCGCTGAGGAGTCGGGCGCGGAAGCAGCGGGCGGCCCGCAAGCCCCACCTATCGGAACTCACGGGCGGCAGCGTCATCGAGAACATCGCCCAGACCCGCCGGCTGGCGGAGACGGCCCTGGACAGCAGTCGGCACGCCAGCAGGATCCTGCCCGACGAGGCCGCCACCAACACGGCCAGCGGCTccaacgaggaggaggacgagaaCGCCATCTCGCCGGACATCGACGACTGCCACGTCATCGTGAACGACAAGTCCACCGAGTTCATGCTGGCCACCGTTGTCGAGGAGACGGGCAA CAGCGTTGTGGCCCAAATCAGCACACAGCCGCAGCTGGTCGTCGCCGATCCGAATGGTAATCATGATTCTGGTTATGCAGCCTCAAACGTTGACGATGTCCTTGCAGGCGTGGCGCCCGCCTCCGCCTCGGCAGCCACATCCGGCGCTCCGCGCAGCAGCGGCTCGCCGCCGGACAGTCCGCTGCCCAGTGGCGCCACCCTCCAGCGGTCCAGCGTCAGCAGCCAGCGGCGCCCCACCGGCGACGACTCGCCGAAGCGCGGCGAACCCGCCCTCAG CGTCGCCATGAAGCCATTGTCCTTTGTGCGGTACGGAGTGCAGGAGGCCATGACTTTGGCACGCAACGACTCGACGCTATCGACTACATCGAAAACGTCCTCGCGCAAGGATAAGAAGAACTCGCAGGCGTCAAG ATTCACGATATACAAGGTGCACAAGGCCTCGAAAAAGAAACGCGAAAAATCGTCGGCCAAAAAGGAGCGCAAGGCCACCAAAACACTGGCCATTGTTTTGG GTGTCTTCCTGTTCTGCTGGCTGCCGTTCTTCAGCTGCAACATCATGGACGCCATGTGCGCCAAGTTCAAGAAAGACTGCCGACCTGGGCTCACCGCCTACATGATGACCACCTGGCTGGGCTACATCAACAGCTTCGTGAACCCGGTGATCTACACGATATTCAATCCCGAGTTCCGCAAGGCCTTCAAGAAGATCATGCACATGGGGTGA